A genomic stretch from Harpia harpyja isolate bHarHar1 chromosome 20, bHarHar1 primary haplotype, whole genome shotgun sequence includes:
- the LOC128134461 gene encoding kazal-type serine protease inhibitor domain-containing protein 1-like, whose product MKHPMVTAVLVVLVQVSQSFPALYHRGWWRLLREGDSCGKCDLALCSDPKDCPAGTVLDRCGCCPECGNVEGQICDLDQGNHFYGQCGDNLECRLDAEEARFGEVPEPQCVCKSQESICGSEGKTYENICQFNKAYATKRNISMKHKGPCESAPVISMPPQDVQNFTGNDVIFGCEVSAYPMPHLEWKKKGNKMFLPGDDAHISVQARGGPQKYGVTGWLQIQGLKKSDEGVYICHTKNKHGATYASARLKVIDGSSPAFAFTAGSRSASYSIEYGDYYDHSDDEDEEEYESGDYEN is encoded by the exons ATGAAGCACCCGATGGTTACAGCAGTGCTGGTAGTACTGGTGCAGGTTTCTCAGAGTTTCCCTGCCTTGTACCACCGAGGCTGGTGGAGGCTGTTAAGGGAAGGAGATAGTTGTGGAAAATGCGATTTGGCACTTTGCTCAGATCCTAAAGACTGTCCAGCCGGCACTGTATTGGATCGTTGCGGCTGCTGTCCTGAATGTGGAAATGTGGAAGGTCAGATCTGCGACTTGGACCAGGGCAATCATTTTTACGGGCAATGTGGGGACAACCTCGAGTGCAGGTTGgatgctgaggaagcaaggtttGGGGAAGTCCCTGAACCCCAGTGTGTGTGCAAGTCTCAAGAGAGCATCTGCGGATCTGAAGGGAAAACCTACGAGAACATCTGTCAATTCAACAAGGCTTATGCTACGAAAAGGAATATCAGCATGAAACATAAAGGACCATGTGAATCAG CTCCTGTTATTTCTATGCCCCCTCAGGATGTCCAGAATTTCACAGGCAATGATGTCATTTTTGGCTGTGAGGTGTCAGCCTATCCTATGCCACACCTcgaatggaaaaaaaaggggaataaaatgTTTCTGCCAGGAGACGACGCCCACATCTCAGTACAG gcAAGAGGTGGGCCTCAGAAGTATGGTGTGACAGGCTGGCTGCAGATTCAAGGCCTCAAAAAATCAGATGAAGGTGTTTACATCTGCCACACCAAAAATAAGCATGGTGCAACATACGCCTCTGCAAGACTGAAAGTCAttgatg GCTCATCTCCTGCATTTGCATTTACTGCTGGCAGTAGAAGTGCAAGCTACAGCATTGAATATGGGGACTATTATGACCATTCTGAtgatgaagatgaggaagaatATGAATCCGGGGACTATGAAAATTGA